In Catharus ustulatus isolate bCatUst1 chromosome 29, bCatUst1.pri.v2, whole genome shotgun sequence, the following are encoded in one genomic region:
- the HMG20B gene encoding SWI/SNF-related matrix-associated actin-dependent regulator of chromatin subfamily E member 1-related isoform X1: MAHSTKQPPAALLHATGKAQHGNFLVAIKQEKGESARVGSEKPEEEPVKKRGWPKGKKRKKILPNGPKAPVTGYVRFLNERREQIRTQHPDLPFPEITKMLGAEWSKLQLSEKQRYLDEAEREKQQYMKELREYQQSEAYKMCTEKIQEKKIKKEDVGAVAVNTLLNGHPHKAGECSDTFSTFDVPIFTEEFLDQNKAREAELRRLRKMNTEFEEQNAILQKHTESMNCAKEKLEQELAQEERQTLALQQQLQSVRQALTASFASLPIPGTGETPTLSTLDFYMAKLHSAIESNPLQHEPLVLRVKEILSRIASEHL; the protein is encoded by the exons ACATGCCACGGGCAAGGCTCAGCATGGGAACTTCCTGGTGGCCATCAAACAGGAGAAGGGAGAGTCGGCACGAGTGGGCAGCGAGAAgccagaggaggag CCGGTGAAGAAGAGGGGCTGGCCCAAGGgcaagaagaggaagaagatcCTTCCCAATGGCCCCAAAGCCCCTGTGACAGGCTATGTGCGCTTCCTGAATGAGCGGCGCGAGCAGATCCGCACGCAGCATCCCGACCTGCCCTTCCCGGAGATCACAAAGATGTTGGGAGCAGAATGGAGCAAACTGCAGCTCTCAGAGAAGCAG CGGTATCTGGAtgaggcagagagggagaagcagcagtACATGAAGGAGCTGCGGGAATACCAGCAGTCAGAGGCCTACAAAATGTGCACAGAGAAgatccaggagaaaaaaatcaaaaaag AGGACGTGGGCGCGGTGGCTGTGAACACCCTCCTCAATGGGCACCCGCACAAG GCTGGTGAATGCAGCGACACCTTCTCCACTTTCGATGTGCCCATCTTCACAGAGGAGTTCTTGGACCAAAACAAGG CCCGGGAGGCTGAGCTGCGGCGCCTGCGCAAGATGAACACGGAGTTCGAGGAGCAGAACGCCATCCTGCAGAAGCACACGGAGAGCATGAACTGCGCCaaggagaagctggagcaggagctggcgcAGGAGGAGCGGCAgaccctggccctgcagcagcagctccagtctGTGCGGCAGGCCCTCACTGCCAGCTttgcctccctccccatccccg GCACTGGGGAGACCCCCACGCTGAGCACCCTAGACTTCTACATGGCCAAACTGCATAGTGCCATCGAGAGCAACCCCCTGCAGCACGAGCCACTGGTGCTGCGTGTCAAGGAGATCCTGTCCCGGATTGCCAG tgAACACTTGTGA
- the GIPC3 gene encoding PDZ domain-containing protein GIPC3, translating into MQRVGRHGRQPPEGGPMENGVGQEPGTPEPPGPAAPRAARARPRLVFHTQLAHGSPTGRIEGFTNVKELYAKIAEVFDISPTEILFCTLNTHKVDMQKLLGGQIGLEDFIFAHVRGETKEVEVTKTEDALGLTITDNGAGYAFIKRIKEGSIINRLQTVCVGDSIEAINDHTIVGCRHYEVARMLRELPRAQPFTLRLVQPKKAFDMIGQRTRTGKSPGEGRMASGKETLRLRTQGAAVLEEGPSPSEEEAARRVDDLLESYMGIRDSELASTMVEAAKGSPSVTQLAQGLDSVLGEFAFPQEFVAEVWAAVCHPKGDKE; encoded by the exons ATGCAGCGGGTGGGCAGGCACGGCCGGCAGCCCCCCGAGGGCGGCCCCATGGAGAACGGCGTGGGGCAGGAGCCGGGGACCCCCGAgccgcccggccccgcagccccccgggcTGCCCGCGCCCGCCCCAGGCTGGTGTTCCACACGCAGCTGGCCCACGGCAGCCCCACGGGGCGCATCGAGGGCTTCACCAACGTCAAGGAGCTCTACGCCAAAATCGCCGAGGTCTTCGACATCTCGCCTACCGag ATCCTCTTCTGCACGCTCAACACACACAAAGTGGACATGCAGAAGTTGCTGGGGGGACAGATTGGCCTGGAGGATTTCATCTTCGCCCACGTCCGGGGTGAGACCAAGGAGGTGGAGGTGACCAAGACAGAGGACGCACTCGGCCTCACCATCACAGACAACGGGGCTGGCTACGCCTTCATCAAG AGGATCAAGGAGGGGAGCATCATCAATCGGCTGCAGACAGTGTGTGTGGGGGACAGCATCGAGGCCATCAATGACCACACCATCGTGGGCTGCCGGCACTACGAGGTGGCCCGGATGCTGCGGGAGTTGCCACGGGCCCAGCCCTTCACCCTCCGCCTGGTCCAGCCCAAAAAGGCCTTTG ACATGATCGGCCAGCGGACACGGACAGGCAAATCCCCAGGTGAAGGCAGAATGGCCAGTGGGAAGGAAACTCTGCGGCTGCGGACACAGGGTGCGGCCGTGCTGGAGGAGGGG cccagcccctccgAGGAAGAAGCTGCCCGGCGGGTGGACGATCTGCTGGAGAGTTACATGGGCATCCGTGACAGCGAgctgg CCTCGACTATGGTAGAGGCGGCTAAGGGCAGCCCCAGCGTGACCCAGCTTGCCCAAGGGCTGGACTCGGTGCTGGGCGAGTTTGCCTTCCCCCAGGAGTTTGTGGCTGAGGTGTGGGCAGCCGTCTGTCACCCCAAGGGGGATAAGGAGTAG
- the CACTIN gene encoding cactin — protein MGSESRSPGRGGRSERERERDRDRDRDRDRDRDRDRDRDRDRDRDRDRDRDRDRERERDRGRSRSGSRGRRHRSRSKSRSRGRRREPTSSSDSGDERQKWKKKKRSSSRDRHRKDRRKHRSRSRGRSSGSSPECGRDRAARSRERRRRRDGSKSSVSSVSSPSPPRPRGREEPGQQLSLQERLRLREEKKKQAALLKALETPEEKRARRLAKKEAKERKKREKMGWGEEYMGYTNTDNPFGDNNLLGTFIWSKALEKKGISHLDEKDLKERNKRIQEDNRLELQKVKQLRLEREREKAMREQELEMLQREKEAEHFKTWEEQEDNFHLQQAKLRSKIRIRDGRAKPIDLLAKYISAEDDDLAVEMHEPYTFLNGLTVSDMEDLVEDIQVYMELEQGKNVDFWRDMTIITEDEIAKLRKLEASGKGGPGERRDGVNASVSSDVQSVFKGKTYNQLQALYQGIESKIRAGGPNLDIGYWESLLQQLKAYMARARLRERHQDVLRQKLYKLKQEQGVESEPLFPIIKQEPASPSDRLDPEESLEVQPGPSSEPEAEQDTEAKGEAEGEAVLMEEDLIQQSLDDYDAGKYSPRLLGPSELPFDAHVLEAEEDMHRLLLLRQQLQVTGDASESTDDIFFRKAKEGMGADEAQFSVEMPLTGKAYLWADKYRPRKPRFFNRVHTGFEWNKYNQTHYDFDNPPPKIVQGYKFNIFYPDLIDKRSTPEYFLEACQDNKDFAILRFHAGPPYEDIAFKIVNREWEYSHRHGFRCQFANGIFQLWFHFKRYRYRR, from the exons ATGGGCTCCGAGTCGCGCAGCCCGGGCCGGGGCGGCCGCTCGGAGCGGGAAAGGGaacgggaccgggaccgggaccgggaccgggaccgggaccgggaccgagACCGGGACCGAGACCGAGACCGAGACCGAGACCGAGACCGAGACCGAGACCGAGACCGAGAGAGGGAGCGAGATCGGGGTCGCTCGCGGTCCGGGAGCCGCGGGCGGCGGCACCGCAGCCGGAGCAAGAGCCGGAGTCGGGGCCGACGCCGGGAGCCGACCTCGAG ctcagacTCCGGCGATGAgagacagaaatggaaaaagaagaaaagaagcagcagccGGGACCGGCACCGTAAGGACCGGAGGAAACACCGCTCACGGTCCCGGGGCCGCTCCTCCGGCTCCAGCCCGGAGTGCGGGCGGGACAGGGCAGCGCGGAGCCGGGAGCGGCGCCGCAGGAGAGATGGGTCCAAGTCCTCCGTGTCCTCCGtcagctccccctccccgccgcggccccggggcCGGGAGGAGCCGgggcagcagctgagcctgCAGGAGCGGCTGAGGctgagggaagagaagaagaaacagGCGGCTCTGCTGAAGGCCCTGGAGACACCAGAGGAGAAGCGAGCACGGAGGTTGGCCAAGAAGGAAgccaaggaaagaaagaagcgGGAAAAGATGGGCTGGGGTGAGGAGTACATGGGCTACACCAACACCGACAATCCCTTCGGGGACAACAACCTGCTGGGCACGTTCATCTGGAGCAAG gcactggaaaagaaagggatCAGCCATCTGGACGAGAAGGACCTGAAGGAGAGGAACAAGCGAATCCAGGAGGATAATcgcctggagctgcagaag GTGAAGCAGCTGCGCCTGGAGCGGGAGCGGGAGAAAGCCATgcgggagcaggagctggagatgctgcagcGGGAGAAAGAGGCAGAGCACTTCAAAacctgggaagagcaggaggacAACTTCCACCTGCAGCAGGCCAAGCTGCG GTCTAAGATCCGGATTCGGGATGGGAGGGCGAAACCCATTGATCTTCTAGCCAAGTACATCAGTGCAGAGGATGATGACTTGGCCGTGGAGATGCATGAACCCTACACCTTCCTAAATGGCTTGACCGTCTCTGACATGGAGGACCTGGTGGAGGACATCCAg GTGTACATGGAGCTGGAGCAAGGGAAAAACGTGGACTTCTGGAGGGACATGACCATCATCACGGAGGATGAGATAGCCAAGCTCCGTAAGCTGGAGGCCTCTGGGAAAGGAGGACCAG GGGAGCGTCGGGATGGTGTCAATGCCTCAGTCAGTTCAGATGTACAGTCCGTGTTCAAGGGGAAGACATACAACCAGCTGCAAGCTCTGTACCAGGGCATCGAGAGCAAGATCCGGGCAGGAGGGCCCAACCTGGACATTGGGTACTGGGAGagccttctgcagcagctgaaggctTATATGGCTCGGGCCAG gTTGCGGGAGCGGCACCAGGACGTGCTGCGTCAGAAGCTGTACAAGctgaagcaggagcagggagtggaGAGTGAACCGCTCTTCCCCATCATCAAGCAGGAGCCAGCTTCCCCCAGCGACAG GCTGGATCCTGAAGAGAGCCTTGAGGTACAGCCAGGGCCATCCTCAGagccagaggcagagcaggataCGGAGGCCAAAGGAGAGGCGGAGGGGGAGGCCGTGCTTATGGAGGAAGATCTgatccagcagagcctggatgATTATGACGCGGGCAAGTACAGCCCTCGGCTGCTGGGCCCCAGCGAGCTGCCCTTTGATGCCCATGTGCTGGAGGCCGAGGAAGACATGCACCGGCTGCTGCTCCTGcgccagcagctccaggtgacaG GCGATGCTTCTGAGAGCACCGATGACATCTTCTTCCGAAAGGCCAAGGAGGGCATGGGCGCGGACGAGGCGCAGTTCAGCGTGGAGATGCCGCTCACGGGCAAGGCCTATCTGTGGGCTGACAAGTACCGGCCACGCAAGCCCCGCTTCTTCAACCGTGTGCACACAGGCTTTGAGTGGAACAAGTACAACCAGACCCACTACGACTTCGACAACCCGCCCCCTAAGATTGTGCAAGGCTATAAGTTCAACATCTTCTACCCCGACCTCATTGACAAGCGCTCAACGCCCGAGTACTTCCTGGAGGCTTGCCAGGACAACAAGGACTTTGCCATCCTGCGCTTCCATGCTGGGCCACCCTATGAGGACATTGCCTTCAAGATCGTCAACAGGGAGTGGGAGTATTCCCACCGCCACGGCTTCCGCTGCCAGTTTGCCAATGGCATCTTCCAGCTCTGGTTCCACTTCAAGCGTTACCGGTACCGCCGGTGA
- the HMG20B gene encoding SWI/SNF-related matrix-associated actin-dependent regulator of chromatin subfamily E member 1-related isoform X2 produces MAHSTKQPPAALLHATGKAQHGNFLVAIKQEKGESARVGSEKPEEEPVKKRGWPKGKKRKKILPNGPKAPVTGYVRFLNERREQIRTQHPDLPFPEITKMLGAEWSKLQLSEKQRYLDEAEREKQQYMKELREYQQSEAYKMCTEKIQEKKIKKEDVGAVAVNTLLNGHPHKAGECSDTFSTFDVPIFTEEFLDQNKAREAELRRLRKMNTEFEEQNAILQKHTESMNCAKEKLEQELAQEERQTLALQQQLQSVRQALTASFASLPIPGTGETPTLSTLDFYMAKLHSAIESNPLQHEPLVLRVKEILSRIAR; encoded by the exons ACATGCCACGGGCAAGGCTCAGCATGGGAACTTCCTGGTGGCCATCAAACAGGAGAAGGGAGAGTCGGCACGAGTGGGCAGCGAGAAgccagaggaggag CCGGTGAAGAAGAGGGGCTGGCCCAAGGgcaagaagaggaagaagatcCTTCCCAATGGCCCCAAAGCCCCTGTGACAGGCTATGTGCGCTTCCTGAATGAGCGGCGCGAGCAGATCCGCACGCAGCATCCCGACCTGCCCTTCCCGGAGATCACAAAGATGTTGGGAGCAGAATGGAGCAAACTGCAGCTCTCAGAGAAGCAG CGGTATCTGGAtgaggcagagagggagaagcagcagtACATGAAGGAGCTGCGGGAATACCAGCAGTCAGAGGCCTACAAAATGTGCACAGAGAAgatccaggagaaaaaaatcaaaaaag AGGACGTGGGCGCGGTGGCTGTGAACACCCTCCTCAATGGGCACCCGCACAAG GCTGGTGAATGCAGCGACACCTTCTCCACTTTCGATGTGCCCATCTTCACAGAGGAGTTCTTGGACCAAAACAAGG CCCGGGAGGCTGAGCTGCGGCGCCTGCGCAAGATGAACACGGAGTTCGAGGAGCAGAACGCCATCCTGCAGAAGCACACGGAGAGCATGAACTGCGCCaaggagaagctggagcaggagctggcgcAGGAGGAGCGGCAgaccctggccctgcagcagcagctccagtctGTGCGGCAGGCCCTCACTGCCAGCTttgcctccctccccatccccg GCACTGGGGAGACCCCCACGCTGAGCACCCTAGACTTCTACATGGCCAAACTGCATAGTGCCATCGAGAGCAACCCCCTGCAGCACGAGCCACTGGTGCTGCGTGTCAAGGAGATCCTGTCCCGGATTGCCAGGTGA
- the TBXA2R gene encoding thromboxane A2 receptor gives MEPPNSSMAGQADSCFGVFNASDGRASAQNSIASPWFSTAFGLIGLCSNLFALCVLVSSSRKLSSQARSSFLIFLCGLVVTDFMGLLVTASVIIPYHFTKFSWAKVDPSCHLCNFLGFSMVFFGQCPLLLGATMAGERFFGINRPFSRSTSLSKRRAWAIVGLVWGFSCLLGLLPVFGLGRYTLQFPGSWCFLTLLPDTGDIVFCLLFALLGILSVLLSFVLNTVSMVTLCRVYHDRESVQRRRDSEVEMMVQLVGIMIIATICWMPLLIFIVQTVLQHLPGNARMLPRDTQEMLLIYIRMVTWNQILDPWVYILFRRAVLQRVYPRLHPRPSIVSLSPSLPRKLTAGSVLQ, from the exons ATGGAGCCCCCCAACAGCAGCATGGCCGGGCAGGCAGACTCGTGCTTCGGGGTGTTCAATGCCAGCGATGGCCGTGCCAGTGCACAGAACAGCATTGCCTCACCCTGGTTCTCCACCGCCTTCGGCCTCATCGGCCTCTGCTCCAACCTCTTTGCCCTCTGCGTCCTGGTCAGCTCCTCCCGCAAGCTCTCCAGCCAGGCCCGCTCctccttcctcatcttcctctgtGGGCTGGTGGTCACAGACTTCATGGGGCTGCTGGTGACGGCCTCGGTCATCATCCCCTACCACTTCACCAAGTTCTCCTGGGCCAAGGTGGACCCTAGCTGCCACCTCTGCAACTTCCTCGGCTTCTCCATGGTCTTCTTCGGGCAGTGcccgctgctgctgggggccACCATGGCCGGGGAGAGGTTCTTCGGCATCAACCGCCCCTTCTCTCGCTCCACCAGCCTCTCCAAGCGCCGCGCCTGGGCCATTGTGGGGCTGGTGTGGGGCTTCTCCTGCTTGCTGGGACTGCTGCCGGTGTTCGGGCTGGGGCGGTACACGCTGCAGTTCCCCGGCTCCTGGTGCTTCCTCACCCTCCTGCCTGACACTGGCGACATCGTCTTCTGCCTGCTCTTTGCACTGCTGGGCATCCTCTCCGTTCTGCTCTCCTTCGTCCTCAACACCGTCAGCATGGTCACACTCTGTCGCGTCTACCACGACCGCGAGTCGGTACAGCGGCGCCGTGACAGCGAGGTGGAGATGATGGTGCAGCTCGTGGGCATCATGATTATCGCCACCATCTGCTGGATGCCCCTCCTG aTCTTCATTGTCCAGACggtcctgcagcacctgcctggCAATGCACGGATGCTGCCCAGGGACAcgcaggagatgctgctgatCTACATCCGCATGGTCACCTGGAACCAGATCCTGGACCCCTGGGTGTACATCCTGTTCCGCCGGGCCGTGCTGCAGCGTGTGTATCCCCGGCTGCACCCCCGACCCTCCATCgtctccctcagcccctccctgccccgcaAGCTCACCGCTGGCTCCGTCCTGCAGtag